The following is a genomic window from Bordetella petrii.
CCAGGCGCTGGGCGTGCCCGATACCGACTGGCACGTCGACCGGCTGTACGATTTCGCGCGCGAGCGCGGCGTCACCGTGATGGCCGCCACGCACTCGCGCTATGTCATCGACCTGAACCGCGACCCCGAAGGCGCCGCCCTGTACCCCGGCGCGTCGAATACTGAACTGTGCCCCACCGGCCGCTTCGACGGCGGCCCGATCTGGAACGAAGGCACGGCCGGGAATGCGCTGCTCGACGTAGCGGCGCGGCGGCGCCAGTATTTCGACCCCTACCACGCGCAACTGGCGGCCGAGCTCAAGCGCGTGCATGACCGATACGGTTATGTGGTGCTGCTGGACGGCCATTCGATCATCTCGCGCTGCGCGCGGTTCTTCGAAGGCCGGCTGCCCGACCTGAACCTGGGCACGGCCGACGGCGCCAGCTGCGCGCCAGCGCTGCAAGACGCTGCCGCCGCCGCGCTAGCCAGCGCGCCCGGCTTCACTCATGTGGTCAACGGCCGTTTCAAGGGCGGCTGGATCACCCGTCACTACGGCCAACCGCAGCGCGGCTACCATGCGGTGCAGCTCGAAATGGCGCTGGAAGCCTACATGACCGAAGACGAACCCTTCAATTGGGACCCGCAGCGCGCCGAACCGCTGGGCGGCGTGCTACGCACCCTGGTGGATGCCCTGCTGGCCTGGAAGCCCTGATTTCCACGCCTGGCCCCCTGTCCGGCCAAGTGTCAGACGGCCTATCCGGTCAGGTGTCAGGCTCCCTATCCAGCCAGGTGTCAGGCTCCCTACCCAGCCAGGTGTCAGGCTCCCTACCCAGCCAGGTGTCAGGCTCCCGAAGGGTGCCTGACACCGTTCGATTGAGGCAACCTCTGCACGCCTCGGTGTCTGACACCTCCGGAGTCAGACACCTGAACAAAAGGCTCCGCAGCAGACGGCAGGCTTCCTTTTCGTCAGGCGTCAGTCTTCCTTTTTGCCAGGCGTCGGGCGGCCCTTTCCGGTCAGGTGTCAGGCTCCCGAAGGGTGCCTGACACCGTTCGATTGAGGCAGCCTCTGCGCGCCTCGGTGTCTGACACCTCCGGAGTCAGACACCTGAACAAAAGGCTCCGCAGCAGACGGCAGGCTTCCTTTTCGTAAGGCGTCAGTCTTCCTTTTCGCCAGGCGTCGGGCGGCCCTTTCCGGTCAGGTGTCAGGCTCCCGAAGGGTGCCTGACACCGTTCGATTGAGGCAGCCTCTGCACGCCTCGGTGTCTGACACCTCCGGAGTCAGACACCTGAACAAAAAGCTCCGCAGCAGACGGCAGGCTTCCTTTTCGCCAGGCGTCAGGCTTCCTTTTCGCCAGGCGTCAGGCTTCCTTTTTGTCAGGCGTCGGGCGGCCCTATCCGGTCAGGTGTCAGGCTCCCGAAGGGTGCCTGACACCGTTCGATTGAGGCAACCTCTGCACGTCTCGGTGTCTGACACCTCCGGAGTCAGACACCTGAACAAAAGGCTCCGCAGCAGACGGCAGGCTTCCCTTTCGCCAGGCGTCAGGCTTCCTTTTTGTCAGGCGTCGGGCGGCCCTTTCCGGTCAGGTGTCAGGCTCCCGAAGGGTGCCTGACACCGTTCGATTGAGGCAGCCTCTGCGCGCCTCGGTGTCTGACACCTCCGGAGTCAGACACCTGAACAAAAGGCTCCGCAGCAGACGGCAGGCTTCCTTTTCGTAAGGCGTCAGTCTTCCTTTTCGCCAGGCGTCGGGCGGCCCTTTCCGGTCAGGTGTCAGGCTCCCGAAGGGTGCCTGACACCGTTCGATTGAGGCAGCCTCTGCACGCCTCGGTGTCTGACACCTCCGGAGTCAGACACCTGAACAAAAAGCTCCGCAGCAGACGGCAGGCTTCCTTTTCGCCAGGCGTCAGTCTTCCTTTTCGCCAGGCGTCGGGCGGCCCTTTCCGGTCAGGTGTCAGGCTCCCGAAGGGTGCCTGACACCGTTCGATTGAGGCAGCCTCTGCACGCCTCGGTGTCTGACACCTCCGGAGTCAGACACCTGAACAAAAAGCTCCGCAGCAGACGGCAGGCTTCCTTTTCGCCAGGCGTCAGTCTTCCTTTTCGCCAGGCGTCGGGCGGCCCTTTCCGGTCAGGTGTCAGGCTCCCGAAGGGTGCCTGACACCGTTCGATTGAGGCAGCCTCTGCACGCCTCGGTGTCTGACACCTCCGGAGTCAGACACCTGAACAAAAAGCTCCGCAGCAGACGGCAGGCTTCCTTTTCGCCAGGCGTCAGTCTTCCTTTTCGCCAGGCGTCAGTCTTCCTTTTTGTCAGGCGTCGGGCGGCCCTTTCCGGTCAGGTGTCAGGCTCCCGAAGGGTGCCTGACACCGTTCGATTGAGGCAGCCTCTGCGCGCCTCGGCGTCAGACACCTGCGCACACCTGCTCAGAGCTCGGCAAACCGCGCCCACGTCAGCCGGCTGGCGCGGCGCCGAGTTGCCGATAGACTTCGGTCGAGATCCGCATCAGTTCGCCGCGCTCTACCTCACCCGACAGGGCGTACCCGAAGCTACCGTCCACCCAGTAAAACACCCGTACCGGCCCTTCCTGGGCAAACTGGAACGCCGTCTTGCCGCCTGCCGCCTCGCGCGTCACATACAGCGTCAGGCGCCGGCCTTCGGGCGAGGCATACATGAACTGAGCCACCGGCCCCTGCCCGCCCGGCAGCAGGCGCCCGCCCACCAGCGCGTAACCGGCCTGCGCCAGCGCCGGGGCCCGCACCGGCGCGCCCAGGCGCTTGGTCAGCCAGGTGACCAGCGCCTGCTCCTGGTCGGCGCCGATCTCGACCGGACGCCGCGCATCGGCGGCATACACGGCGTGGGCAATGGCGGCGCGGTGCGCAAATGCGGCCTCGCCGGCCGTCGCTGCCGCCACCCGCGCGGCGCTGGCCTGCCGGCGGTCAAGTTCGCCGCGCACCAGCCACGCGGCCGTGGCGCTGCACGCCGCCAGGGCCAGCGCCGCGGCCAGCGCGGGCCAGCGGCGCTGCGCGACAGGCGGCGCCAGCGGCAGGCGCAGCGGCAGGGGCTCGCTGGCCACCGGCGCCAACCACTCGCGCAGCAACCTGTTCTGCTCGCGCCAGGCCTGCACGCGTTCACGCGCCTCGGGATGCTGCTGCAGAAAGGCGGCGATCTCGGCGGCCCGCTCGTCGGACAGCTGGCGATCGACATAGGCGTGCAGGTCTGCCTCGGCAATCGGGGCGCCGCAGCCGGGGGCAAGGTGCGGGGTCTGGTCGTTCATGTCATTTGACCCGGTGCAGGTTGGGCGCGGTCGCCGGTCGCGCCTGCAACAGCGCGCCCAGGCGGTCGCGGGCGCGCGACAGGCGCGACATCACGGTGCCCACCGGCACGCCCAGAGCCAGCGCCGCCTCACGGTAGCTGAACTCTTCAACGCCCACCAGCAGAATCACCGCGCGCAGCTCGGGCGGCAACCGCAGCAGGCACCGATCCAGGTCGCGCACCTCCAGCGCGTCGGCTTGGGTGGCGCGCACGGGGATCTCGGGCAACTCGCCATCGGGCCGCGTTTCGGCCTGGCGGCGCTGCGCGCGCACGCCGTCGATGAACTGGTTATGCATGATGCCGAACATCCAGGCCCGCAGCTCGCCGCGCCGCTGCCAGCGCGAGTAGCGGCTCCAGGCCCGTTCCAGCGTGTCTTGCACCAGGTCGTCGGCGCGCTCGCGATCGCCCGTCAGCCCGCGGGCGTAGCGCCGCAGGCTGGGGATGCAGGCGACGATCTGCGCCTCGTCTTCGGCGCGCATGCGGCCGCCGGTTGAAGTCAGGGCTTGACCACGTGCCAGACGTTCTTGACGTTGTCGCCCACTTTATCGCCGGGCTTGGTGTCTTTCACGAACAGGTACAGCGGCTTGCCCTTGTAGGCCCATTGCCGGGCCCCGTCATCGCGGGTGATGATGCTGTAGTCGCCCTGCGGCTTGGCGTCGGCGGCGGCGGACAGGGGCGGCCAGGCCTTGGCGCACTGGTCGTTGCAGACGCTCTTGCCGGCGCTGTCGTTGTCGAAGGTGTACAGGGTCATGCCGGCCT
Proteins encoded in this region:
- a CDS encoding COG4315 family predicted lipoprotein, coding for MTTRIVTARRAAMLAACALFAAAAHAQAPVKTQDGVLADQAGMTLYTFDNDSAGKSVCNDQCAKAWPPLSAAADAKPQGDYSIITRDDGARQWAYKGKPLYLFVKDTKPGDKVGDNVKNVWHVVKP
- a CDS encoding anti-sigma factor family protein codes for the protein MNDQTPHLAPGCGAPIAEADLHAYVDRQLSDERAAEIAAFLQQHPEARERVQAWREQNRLLREWLAPVASEPLPLRLPLAPPVAQRRWPALAAALALAACSATAAWLVRGELDRRQASAARVAAATAGEAAFAHRAAIAHAVYAADARRPVEIGADQEQALVTWLTKRLGAPVRAPALAQAGYALVGGRLLPGGQGPVAQFMYASPEGRRLTLYVTREAAGGKTAFQFAQEGPVRVFYWVDGSFGYALSGEVERGELMRISTEVYRQLGAAPAG
- a CDS encoding RNA polymerase sigma factor; this encodes MRAEDEAQIVACIPSLRRYARGLTGDRERADDLVQDTLERAWSRYSRWQRRGELRAWMFGIMHNQFIDGVRAQRRQAETRPDGELPEIPVRATQADALEVRDLDRCLLRLPPELRAVILLVGVEEFSYREAALALGVPVGTVMSRLSRARDRLGALLQARPATAPNLHRVK
- the hutG gene encoding N-formylglutamate deformylase → MTTLYTLTRGDAPLVINIPHVGTWVPTELRPLMTAQALGVPDTDWHVDRLYDFARERGVTVMAATHSRYVIDLNRDPEGAALYPGASNTELCPTGRFDGGPIWNEGTAGNALLDVAARRRQYFDPYHAQLAAELKRVHDRYGYVVLLDGHSIISRCARFFEGRLPDLNLGTADGASCAPALQDAAAAALASAPGFTHVVNGRFKGGWITRHYGQPQRGYHAVQLEMALEAYMTEDEPFNWDPQRAEPLGGVLRTLVDALLAWKP